In Acinonyx jubatus isolate Ajub_Pintada_27869175 chromosome A3, VMU_Ajub_asm_v1.0, whole genome shotgun sequence, a genomic segment contains:
- the WFDC5 gene encoding WAP four-disulfide core domain protein 5, with protein sequence MRAWGLLLLVALLALGSQLPAALARRKGEKSGGCPPDDGPCLLSVPDHCVDDSQCPARMKCCYKACFRQCVRKISVKPGSCPEDRLRCLSPVQHLCHQDSDCKGSARCCLGACGRDCRSPARG encoded by the exons ATGAGGGCCTGGGGCCTTCTCCTCCTGGTGGCCCTCCTGGCTTTGGGGAGCCAGCTGCCTGCTGCCTTGgccaggaggaagggag AGAAATCTGGGGGCTGCCCACCGGACGACGGGCCCTGCCTCCTTTCGGTGCCTGACCACTGCGTGGACGACAGCCAGTGTCCCGCAAGGATGAAATGCTGCTACAAAGCTTGCTTCCGCCAGTGTGTCCGTAAGATCTCAG TCAAGCCCGGCAGCTGCCCGGAGGACCGCCTGCGCTGCCTCAGCCCCGTACAGCATCTGTGCCACCAGGACTCAGACTGCAAGGGCTCGGCTCGCTGCTGCCTGGGCGCCTGTGGCCGTGACTGCCGCAGCCCTGCACGAG gCTAA
- the KCNS1 gene encoding potassium voltage-gated channel subfamily S member 1, whose amino-acid sequence MVSESPGPGARVPWRRSDEALRVNVGGVRRRLSARALARFPGTRLGRLQAAASEEQARRLCDDYDAAAREFYFDRHPGFFLGLLHFYRTGRLHVLDELCVFAFGQEADYWGLGESALASCCRARYLERRVARPRDWDEDSDTPSSVDPCPDEISDVQRELARYGAARCGRLRRRLWLTMENPGYSLPSKLFSCVSIGVVLASIAAMCIHSLPEYQAREAAAAVAAVAAGRGTEGMRDDPVLRHLEYFCIAWFSFEVSSRLLLAPSTRNFFCHPLNLIDIVSVLPFYLTLLAGVALGDRGGAGGEDLGDLGKVVQVFRLMRIFRVLKLARHSTGLRSLGATLKHSYREVGILLLYLAVGVSVFSGVAYTAEKEEDVGFDTIPACWWWGTVSMTTVGYGDVVPVTVAGKLAASGCILGGILVVALPITIIFNKFSHFYRRQKALEAAVRNSDPRGFEDLLSSVDGVSEASLETSHETSQEGRSADLEAQAPSAPADSQVY is encoded by the exons ATGGTGAGCGAGTCCCCGGGGCCCGGCGCCCGCGTGCCCTGGCGGCGGAGCGACGAGGCGCTGCGCGTGAACGTGGGCGGCGTGAGGCGGCGGCTGAGCGCACGCGCGCTGGCCCGCTTCCCTGGCACGCGGCTGGGGCGCCTGCAGGCCGCGGCGTCCGAGGAGCAGGCGCGGCGCCTGTGCGACGACTACGACGCGGCGGCGCGCGAGTTCTACTTCGACCGGCACCCGGGCTTCTTCCTGGGCCTGCTGCACTTCTACCGCACCGGCCGCCTGCACGTGCTCGACGAGCTGTGCGTCTTCGCCTTCGGCCAGGAGGCCGACTACTGGGGCCTGGGCGAGAGCGCGCTGGCCTCCTGCTGCCGCGCGCGCTACCTGGAGCGGCGCGTGGCGCGGCCGCGCGACTGGGACGAGGACAGCGACACTCCGAGCAGCGTGGACCCGTGCCCCGACGAGATCTCCGACGTGCAGCGCGAGCTGGCGCGCTACGGGGCCGCGCGCTGCGGCCGCCTGCGCCGCCGCCTCTGGCTCACCATGGAGAACCCCGGCTACTCGCTGCCCAGCAAGCTCTTCAGCTGCGTCTCCATCGGCGTGGTGCTGGCCTCCATCGCCGCCATGTGCATCCACAGCCTGCCCGAGTACCAGGCCCGCGAGGCGGCGGCCGCCGTGGCCGCGGTGGCCGCGGGTCGCGGCACGGAAGGCATGCGCGACGACCCGGTGCTGCGGCACCTGGAGTACTTCTGCATCGCCTGGTTCAGCTTCGAGGTGTCGTCGCGCCTCCTGCTGGCGCCCAGCACGCGCAACTTCTTCTGCCACCCCCTCAACCTCATCGACATCGTGTCGGTGCTGCCCTTCTACCTCACGCTGCTGGCCGGCGTGGCGCTCGGCGACCGGGGCGGCGCAGGCGGCGAGGACCTCGGTGACCTGGGCAAGGTGGTGCAGGTGTTCCGCCTCATGCGCATCTTCCGCGTGCTCAAGCTGGCGCGCCACTCCACCGGGCTGCGCTCGCTGGGCGCCACGCTCAAG CACAGCTACCGCGAGGTGGGCATTTTACTGCTGTATCTGGCCGTGGGCGTGTCCGTGTTCTCCGGTGTGGCCTACACAGCCGAGAAGGAGGAGGACGTGGGCTTTGACACCATTCCCGCCTGCTGGTGGTGGGGCACGGTGAGCATGACCACTGTGGGCTACGGGGACGTGGTGCCCGTGACGGTGGCTGGCAAGCTGGCAGCCTCAGGCTGCATCCTCGGGGGCATCCTGGTGGTGGCGCtccccatcaccatcatcttcaatAAGTTCTCTCACTTCTACCGGCGCCAGAAGGCTCTGGAGGCTGCTGTGCGCAACAGCGACCCCCGGGGGTTTGAGGATTTGCTGAGCAGTGTGGATGGGGTGTCGGAGGCGTCTCTGGAGACCTCCCATGAGACCTCCCAGGAGGGAAGGTCTGCAGACCTGGAGGCCCAGGCCCCGAGTGCACCTGCAGACTCTCAGGTTTATTAA